Proteins co-encoded in one Halorussus vallis genomic window:
- a CDS encoding CRISPR-associated protein Cas4 — MSKIPFSELSTVTYCPRKLYYRRREGWDVPECVEARRDLAFRYPELLDAPGAQLADLPLAVAPAAFRANLERARERFAGAWPQLRDPTERDRLAEGRECRGVVHKVLDLDPPTPSMVFAGEPPEQGVWEPQTVRAVAAAKALSWEHERPVEHAFVEYPIHGVVREIALDTRRKAAYRKAVNAVRAVDGPPPRLRGSSKCDSCEFRERCGVKTRSLRSLLGL; from the coding sequence GTGTCGAAGATTCCCTTCAGCGAACTCTCGACGGTCACCTACTGCCCCCGGAAACTCTACTACCGGCGGCGAGAGGGGTGGGACGTCCCCGAATGCGTCGAGGCGCGTCGCGACCTCGCCTTCCGCTACCCCGAACTGCTCGACGCGCCCGGCGCGCAGTTGGCCGACCTCCCGCTGGCGGTCGCCCCGGCGGCGTTCCGCGCGAACCTCGAACGCGCCCGCGAGCGGTTCGCGGGCGCGTGGCCGCAACTCCGGGACCCGACCGAGCGCGACCGACTCGCCGAAGGCCGGGAGTGTCGCGGCGTCGTCCACAAGGTGCTCGACCTCGATCCGCCGACGCCCTCGATGGTCTTCGCCGGCGAACCGCCCGAGCAGGGCGTCTGGGAACCCCAGACCGTCCGGGCGGTCGCCGCCGCGAAGGCGCTCTCCTGGGAGCACGAACGCCCCGTCGAGCACGCGTTCGTCGAGTACCCCATCCACGGTGTCGTCCGCGAAATCGCGCTCGACACGCGCCGGAAGGCCGCCTACCGCAAGGCCGTGAACGCCGTCCGGGCCGTCGACGGCCCACCGCCGCGACTCCGCGGGAGTTCGAAGTGCGACTCGTGCGAGTTCCGCGAGCGGTGCGGCGTGAAGACGCGTTCGCTCAGGTCGCTCCTGGGACTGTGA
- a CDS encoding conditioned medium-induced protein 4: MDEKTEELRDIFMDVTDESTVTERQEETHGSLSSETEVAERLADVVGRMRDRYDFGTTLTDEQLVTVVRRFYAGDSDAEIARELGDASLGKTVSRARIDLHLVRDADTDAPFDLADLRRLLADGKTAAECAEALDVSESTVRRYRRVVEIQEERRTVNDRYRDEFENLLQDRELSDRMTAEVQKDGLDDATEGMETNVSF; the protein is encoded by the coding sequence ATGGACGAGAAGACCGAGGAACTCCGGGACATCTTCATGGATGTCACCGACGAATCCACCGTCACCGAACGGCAGGAGGAGACCCACGGGTCGCTGTCCTCGGAGACGGAGGTGGCAGAACGCCTCGCCGACGTGGTGGGACGCATGCGCGACCGCTACGACTTCGGAACGACGCTCACCGACGAGCAACTCGTGACCGTCGTCCGGCGGTTCTACGCCGGCGACTCCGACGCCGAAATCGCGCGCGAACTCGGCGACGCCTCGCTGGGCAAGACCGTCTCGCGCGCCCGAATCGACCTGCATCTCGTGCGCGACGCCGACACCGACGCTCCGTTCGACCTGGCGGACCTCCGCCGACTGCTGGCCGACGGCAAGACCGCCGCCGAGTGCGCCGAGGCACTCGACGTGAGCGAGTCGACCGTCCGACGCTACCGCCGCGTCGTCGAGATCCAGGAGGAGCGCCGCACCGTCAACGACCGCTACCGCGACGAGTTCGAGAACCTGCTCCAGGACCGCGAACTCTCCGACCGCATGACCGCGGAGGTCCAGAAGGACGGCCTCGACGACGCCACCGAAGGGATGGAGACGAACGTTTCCTTCTAG
- a CDS encoding biotin transporter BioY codes for MSAQTGTVELVGEETVENVARAALLAALTGAFAYVSFPNPLSPAPISLQVLGVFLAGILLGPAWGGVSMVLYLLAGAVGAPVFAGGSAGFGVLWLQPTSGYLWSYPLAAFAIGALVHGGLAVRDPSERSLVRLVGAMVVGTAVIYAFGVVGMSLVLGLTLEKAFVAGAVAFLPAEAFKIAAAVGVVRSDQLAAE; via the coding sequence ATGAGCGCCCAGACGGGAACGGTCGAGTTAGTCGGCGAGGAGACGGTGGAGAACGTCGCCCGGGCCGCGCTGCTCGCCGCGCTGACCGGCGCGTTCGCCTACGTATCGTTTCCGAATCCCCTATCGCCGGCACCTATCAGCTTGCAGGTACTCGGCGTCTTCCTCGCCGGGATTCTACTGGGTCCGGCGTGGGGCGGCGTCTCGATGGTGCTGTACCTCCTGGCGGGCGCGGTCGGCGCGCCCGTGTTCGCCGGCGGGTCGGCCGGGTTCGGCGTCCTGTGGCTCCAGCCGACCAGCGGCTACCTCTGGTCGTACCCCCTCGCGGCGTTCGCCATCGGCGCGCTAGTCCACGGCGGCCTCGCCGTCCGCGACCCGAGCGAGCGAAGCCTCGTCCGCCTGGTCGGCGCGATGGTCGTCGGGACCGCCGTCATCTACGCCTTCGGCGTTGTCGGCATGTCGCTCGTGCTCGGCCTGACGCTGGAGAAGGCGTTCGTCGCGGGCGCGGTCGCGTTCCTGCCCGCCGAGGCGTTCAAAATCGCGGCCGCGGTCGGCGTCGTCCGGAGCGACCAATTGGCCGCCGAATAG
- a CDS encoding energy-coupling factor ABC transporter ATP-binding protein, with protein sequence METRELVHRYGDSVALDGVSLAIPDGEFVVVAGPNGSGKTTLVRHFNGLFEPDAGEVLVDGTPVAEDLVAARTSVGMVFQQPRDGFVAATIGADVAFGPENLGLAHEEIERRVDAALDAVNMAGRGDERIDALSGGEQERIAIAGALAMEPNHLVLDEPFTGLDGPARESVVARLRALREAGTGVVVVTHDLRDVWDLADRVIALDRGRIAVDAPPAEARERLPGLGVRVPP encoded by the coding sequence ATCGAAACCCGCGAGTTGGTCCACCGGTACGGCGACTCGGTCGCCCTCGACGGCGTGAGCCTCGCGATTCCCGACGGCGAGTTCGTGGTGGTCGCCGGCCCGAACGGGTCGGGCAAGACCACGCTGGTCCGCCACTTCAACGGTCTATTCGAACCTGACGCGGGCGAAGTGCTGGTCGACGGAACCCCCGTGGCCGAGGACCTCGTTGCCGCGCGCACGAGCGTCGGCATGGTGTTCCAGCAACCCCGCGACGGCTTCGTCGCGGCGACGATCGGCGCCGACGTGGCGTTCGGCCCGGAGAACCTCGGCCTCGCGCACGAGGAGATCGAGCGCCGCGTCGACGCGGCGCTCGACGCGGTGAACATGGCCGGCCGGGGCGACGAGCGCATCGACGCACTGTCGGGCGGCGAGCAGGAGCGCATCGCCATCGCGGGCGCGCTCGCGATGGAACCGAACCACCTCGTGCTCGACGAACCGTTCACCGGCCTCGACGGCCCCGCCCGCGAGTCGGTCGTGGCCCGACTGCGGGCGCTCCGCGAAGCGGGAACGGGCGTGGTCGTCGTCACCCACGACCTCCGGGACGTGTGGGACCTCGCCGACCGCGTAATCGCGCTCGACCGGGGCCGTATCGCGGTGGACGCCCCGCCGGCGGAGGCCCGCGAGCGACTCCCGGGACTGGGCGTGCGGGTGCCGCCGTGA
- a CDS encoding energy-coupling factor transporter transmembrane component T family protein, translated as MTLSFRPGDSFAHRLDPRSKLAFQVAFAAAAFARTTPRGLLALTVLVAVVLAVAGLSARETLTEYRFVLPFLVAGPVLETLTLGAPWIRPAEAAKPALASYRVLLVLFVSAAYLRTTPVRESRAAIQWLVPGRAGNLLGLGVGFVFRFLPVLQADLRRIRDASAARLGDQRSLVARMRLVGVAGVARALARADRFSLALRARCFAWNPTLPPLSTSRVDVPVLAASVALVGWAVA; from the coding sequence GTGACGCTCTCCTTTCGGCCGGGTGATTCGTTCGCCCACCGTCTCGACCCGCGGAGCAAACTCGCCTTCCAGGTCGCGTTCGCCGCGGCGGCGTTCGCCCGCACGACGCCCCGGGGACTGCTGGCGCTGACCGTCCTGGTGGCGGTCGTGCTCGCGGTCGCGGGTCTGTCGGCCCGCGAAACGCTGACGGAGTACCGGTTCGTCCTCCCGTTCCTGGTCGCGGGACCGGTGCTGGAGACGCTGACGCTTGGGGCGCCGTGGATTCGTCCCGCGGAGGCCGCGAAACCGGCGCTCGCGAGCTACCGGGTCCTGCTCGTGCTGTTCGTGAGCGCGGCCTACCTCCGGACCACGCCGGTCCGGGAGTCGCGGGCCGCGATTCAGTGGCTCGTGCCCGGACGGGCGGGCAACCTCCTCGGACTGGGCGTCGGCTTCGTCTTCCGGTTCCTGCCGGTCCTGCAGGCCGACCTGCGGCGGATTCGGGACGCCTCGGCGGCGCGGTTGGGCGACCAGCGGTCGCTGGTCGCCCGGATGCGACTGGTGGGGGTCGCGGGCGTCGCGCGAGCGCTCGCCCGCGCCGACCGGTTCTCGCTGGCGCTCCGCGCCCGGTGTTTCGCGTGGAACCCGACGCTCCCCCCGCTGTCGACCTCGCGGGTCGATGTGCCGGTGCTGGCGGCGAGCGTCGCGCTTGTCGGGTGGGCGGTCGCGTGA
- a CDS encoding heterodisulfide reductase-related iron-sulfur binding cluster: MARFVLAQAGADVTRPTFWKIGHLGEAIFYYLAAVAIVIFAFGVYQRFATYAAGEADWFDRLDDLGGRIVSAVKIVASNEKQFNRDLYGGLMHAFIFWGFLTLLIGTTILMVDMDLWTKGLGQESFFQGAFYLSYSLVMDAMGLLFVVGVGMAIYRRYWVANHRLWGRHTSLEDDLFVWTLFLLGVGGYVTEGVRILGTSATRDVSFETVSFVGWFVYDVLLALGVTPAMAEAVYPITWWSHAILALVFVATIPYAKPFHMISSFANVVTRDEKAGKRLPGVPEDASPEEIGHSSIEDFSWKELLDHDACTKCGRCSSVCPAKASNRPLDPRDVILDLKRYREDRDAGRVEDIPIVADTTVEETYSPSGITEAATDGGTATDGGVATGDSVIASETMEACMSCMACMDACPVEIEHVEQFTQMNRRLTESGQMDANVQDTMMNVFQKGNTFGDPQRKRADWTDDLDFEVPDAREESVEFLWYVGDYPSFDERNKRVARSLATIFDESGVSYGILYDDEQADGNDVRRVGEEGLYEMLVEDNAAAIQDCDFDKIVCTDPHSYNTFKNEYPEFEACEWTENDVFHYTQVVEEIFRSGYLNLTGNELDYVVTYHDPCHLGRYNDEYEAPREIVTATGCTLDEMPRNRDNSFCCGGGGGGLWMDFEEDPKPSEERLREALNDTDMGGAVEKFVVACPMCMTMYEDGRKTGDYEDDIEIVDVSELLVEAIGRKDQIAVSAD; the protein is encoded by the coding sequence ATGGCAAGATTCGTGCTGGCGCAGGCGGGGGCAGACGTCACCCGCCCGACCTTTTGGAAGATCGGCCACCTCGGCGAGGCCATCTTCTACTACCTCGCGGCGGTGGCGATAGTCATCTTCGCGTTCGGGGTCTACCAGCGGTTCGCCACCTACGCGGCGGGCGAGGCCGACTGGTTCGACCGACTCGACGACCTGGGCGGGCGCATCGTCTCGGCCGTCAAGATCGTCGCCTCGAACGAGAAGCAGTTCAACCGCGACCTCTACGGTGGCCTGATGCACGCGTTCATCTTCTGGGGCTTTCTGACCCTGCTCATCGGGACCACCATCCTGATGGTCGACATGGACCTCTGGACGAAGGGTCTCGGCCAGGAGTCGTTCTTCCAGGGAGCGTTCTACCTCTCGTACTCGCTGGTGATGGACGCGATGGGCCTGCTGTTCGTCGTCGGCGTCGGGATGGCCATCTACCGGCGCTACTGGGTGGCCAACCACCGCCTCTGGGGTCGCCACACCTCGCTGGAGGACGACCTCTTCGTCTGGACGCTGTTCCTGTTGGGCGTCGGCGGTTACGTCACCGAGGGCGTCCGCATCCTGGGGACGAGCGCGACCCGCGACGTCTCCTTCGAGACGGTGAGCTTCGTCGGCTGGTTCGTCTACGACGTACTGCTTGCGCTGGGCGTCACGCCCGCGATGGCTGAAGCGGTCTACCCGATAACGTGGTGGTCTCACGCCATCCTCGCGCTCGTGTTCGTCGCCACGATTCCGTACGCCAAGCCGTTCCACATGATCTCGTCGTTCGCGAACGTCGTCACCCGCGACGAGAAGGCGGGCAAGCGCCTGCCGGGCGTCCCCGAGGACGCCAGCCCCGAGGAGATCGGCCACAGCTCCATCGAGGACTTCTCGTGGAAGGAACTGCTCGACCACGACGCCTGCACCAAGTGCGGCCGGTGTTCGTCGGTCTGTCCCGCGAAGGCGTCGAACCGGCCGCTCGACCCCCGCGACGTCATCCTCGACCTGAAGCGGTACCGCGAGGACCGCGACGCCGGCCGGGTCGAGGACATTCCCATCGTCGCCGACACGACGGTCGAGGAGACGTACTCGCCGTCGGGCATCACGGAGGCCGCGACCGACGGAGGGACTGCCACCGACGGCGGCGTCGCGACCGGCGACAGCGTCATCGCGAGCGAGACGATGGAGGCCTGCATGTCCTGCATGGCCTGCATGGACGCCTGTCCGGTCGAGATCGAGCACGTCGAGCAGTTCACCCAGATGAACCGCCGACTGACCGAGTCGGGCCAGATGGACGCCAACGTCCAGGACACGATGATGAACGTCTTCCAGAAGGGCAACACCTTCGGGGACCCCCAGCGCAAGCGCGCCGACTGGACCGACGACCTCGACTTCGAGGTGCCCGACGCCCGCGAGGAGTCGGTCGAGTTCCTCTGGTACGTCGGCGACTACCCGAGTTTCGACGAGCGCAACAAGCGGGTCGCCCGGTCGCTGGCGACCATCTTCGACGAGTCGGGCGTCTCCTACGGCATCCTCTACGACGACGAGCAGGCCGACGGCAACGACGTGCGCCGGGTCGGCGAGGAGGGCCTCTACGAGATGCTCGTCGAGGACAACGCCGCCGCCATCCAGGACTGCGACTTCGACAAGATCGTCTGCACCGACCCCCACAGCTACAACACCTTCAAGAACGAGTATCCGGAGTTTGAGGCGTGCGAGTGGACCGAGAACGACGTGTTCCACTACACCCAGGTCGTCGAGGAGATCTTCCGGTCGGGCTACCTGAACCTCACCGGAAACGAACTCGACTACGTCGTCACCTACCACGACCCGTGTCACCTCGGCCGGTACAACGACGAGTACGAGGCGCCCCGCGAAATCGTGACGGCGACCGGGTGTACCCTCGACGAGATGCCGCGCAATCGCGACAACAGTTTCTGCTGCGGCGGCGGAGGCGGCGGCCTCTGGATGGACTTCGAGGAGGACCCTAAGCCGAGCGAGGAGCGCCTGCGCGAGGCGCTGAACGACACCGACATGGGCGGCGCGGTCGAGAAGTTCGTCGTCGCCTGCCCGATGTGCATGACGATGTACGAGGACGGCCGCAAGACCGGCGACTACGAGGACGACATCGAGATCGTTGACGTCTCCGAACTGCTGGTCGAGGCCATCGGTCGGAAGGACCAAATCGCAGTGTCGGCCGACTGA
- a CDS encoding DedA family protein: protein MLSPLALVASDASLTIGAVLLVAGVLLSNATDRRAVRRFVSENGTLLVLAFFSLVMLVGIAFAVVGDFEMVKQWLRQYGLVPLFLVLILEGAMLMYFAPSEGLAPAAVLILANSTSDYETIAAIVLVMAAGATVGQYALFLLAKRKGREYLLEKQWFRIDESSLSRFEHWLQRWGPIAIPLSNTLPFTRGMLTVPAGISDMRDSKFVVLSFIGSISFQTILAIFGPRAFALVVDFATTHL, encoded by the coding sequence ATGCTGTCCCCGCTCGCCCTCGTCGCCTCAGACGCCTCGCTTACCATCGGTGCCGTCTTGCTCGTCGCGGGGGTCTTGCTGTCGAACGCGACCGACCGTCGGGCCGTTCGTCGGTTCGTCTCGGAGAACGGAACGCTCCTCGTGCTCGCGTTCTTCAGCCTCGTGATGCTGGTCGGCATCGCCTTCGCCGTCGTGGGCGACTTCGAGATGGTCAAGCAGTGGCTCAGACAGTACGGTCTAGTGCCGCTGTTCCTGGTGCTCATCCTCGAAGGTGCGATGCTGATGTACTTCGCGCCGAGCGAGGGCCTCGCGCCGGCGGCGGTGCTGATACTCGCCAACTCGACCAGCGATTACGAGACGATAGCGGCCATCGTGCTCGTGATGGCCGCGGGGGCCACCGTCGGCCAGTACGCACTGTTCCTCCTCGCCAAGCGCAAGGGCCGGGAGTACCTGCTTGAGAAGCAGTGGTTCCGCATCGACGAGTCGTCGCTGAGCCGGTTCGAGCACTGGCTTCAGCGGTGGGGACCCATCGCCATCCCGCTCAGCAACACGCTGCCGTTCACCCGCGGGATGCTGACCGTCCCGGCCGGCATCAGCGACATGCGCGACAGTAAGTTCGTCGTCCTCTCGTTCATCGGGTCGATCTCCTTCCAGACGATTCTGGCGATATTCGGTCCGCGGGCGTTCGCGCTCGTGGTCGACTTCGCGACGACGCACCTGTAA
- the hemB gene encoding porphobilinogen synthase yields MNFTDRPRRLRRDGVREMVSEHSVDASDLIAPVFVDATTDERVPIDSMPGHERVPISEAVARVEEVLETGVEAVMLFGIPESKDERGTRAWAEDGVVQEAVRRVTADTDAYVITDVCLCEYTCHGHCGVLEDRASEDSRLTVRNDETLDLLARTAVSHAEAGADMVAPSAAMDGMVAALRTGLDEVGRSDVPIMSYAAKYRSAFYGPFRDAADGAPAFGDRRHYQMDPANAREALREVRLDVEQGADVLMVKPALPYLDIVRAVREEFDHPVAAYNVSGEYAMLHAAAEKGWLDLEEVAMESLVSMKRAGADLILTYFAEDVAERL; encoded by the coding sequence ATGAACTTCACCGACCGGCCGCGTCGCCTCCGGCGGGACGGCGTCCGCGAGATGGTCAGCGAGCACAGCGTCGACGCCAGCGACCTCATCGCACCCGTCTTCGTCGACGCGACGACCGACGAACGGGTGCCCATCGACTCGATGCCCGGCCACGAGCGCGTCCCCATCTCGGAGGCGGTGGCCCGCGTCGAGGAAGTGCTCGAAACCGGCGTCGAGGCCGTGATGCTGTTCGGCATCCCCGAGTCGAAGGACGAGCGGGGCACCCGCGCGTGGGCCGAGGACGGCGTGGTTCAAGAGGCCGTCCGGCGGGTCACCGCCGACACCGACGCCTACGTCATCACCGACGTCTGCCTCTGCGAGTACACCTGCCACGGCCACTGCGGGGTCCTCGAAGACCGTGCCTCCGAGGACTCGCGGCTCACCGTGCGCAACGACGAGACGCTCGACCTGCTGGCGCGGACCGCCGTCTCCCACGCCGAGGCTGGCGCCGACATGGTCGCCCCCTCCGCGGCGATGGACGGGATGGTGGCCGCGTTGCGGACGGGACTCGACGAGGTGGGCCGCTCTGACGTGCCCATCATGAGCTACGCCGCCAAGTACCGGTCGGCGTTCTACGGTCCCTTCCGCGACGCCGCCGACGGCGCGCCCGCGTTCGGCGACCGGCGACACTACCAGATGGACCCGGCGAACGCCCGGGAGGCGCTCCGGGAGGTCCGCCTCGACGTCGAGCAGGGCGCGGACGTGCTGATGGTCAAGCCCGCGCTCCCGTACCTCGATATCGTGCGGGCGGTTCGCGAGGAGTTCGACCACCCGGTCGCCGCCTACAACGTCTCGGGCGAGTACGCGATGCTCCACGCCGCCGCCGAGAAGGGGTGGCTCGACCTGGAGGAGGTGGCGATGGAGTCGCTGGTGTCGATGAAGCGCGCCGGCGCGGACCTGATTCTGACGTACTTCGCCGAGGACGTGGCCGAGCGGTTGTAG
- a CDS encoding ammonium transporter, producing the protein MQSTGDLQVLAEGVNLLWVLVVTFLIFFMHAGFAMLEAGQVRSKNVANQLTKNLLTWSVGVLLYFLVGAGVASLVGGLTGPDATTVAESFGYVSGTSADWVSWLFGAVFAMTAATIVSGAVAGRAKLRTYVTYTVLLAGVIYPVVVGFTWGGGVLATLGFHDFAGGMVVHGLGGIAGLTAAWVVGPRLGRFNDDGTVNVIPGHSLTFAVLGTLILAFGWYGFNVGTAATVFVVEDGALKLGAFSYVGRVALVTTLGMAAGAIGAGAVSTYKTGKVDTLYVANGLLAGLVGITGIADAIVWPGAIAVGLLAGAQLPVVFEFVEKRLQIDDVCAVFPVHGSAGILGALAFPFVAVEGFSLDALFAQVAGVALIAVWTVAATYLVFALARGLGQARVSESHERDGLDSSEHGVDTYPEFGKPDVADTSAVRTDGSGRPNDGRIKMVTAIVRPDRLSDVKTALAQVGAPSLTVTNVSGRGSQPAKTGQWRGEEYTVDLHQKVKIECVVADVPADEVVEAIREAADTGEPGDGKIFVLPVEDAVQVRTGMRGTEAV; encoded by the coding sequence ATCCAGTCCACCGGCGACCTCCAAGTGCTCGCGGAGGGCGTCAACCTGCTGTGGGTGCTGGTCGTGACGTTCCTCATCTTCTTCATGCACGCCGGCTTCGCCATGCTGGAGGCCGGGCAGGTGCGCTCGAAGAACGTCGCCAACCAGCTCACGAAGAACCTGCTAACCTGGAGCGTCGGCGTCCTGCTGTACTTCCTGGTCGGCGCGGGCGTGGCGTCGCTGGTCGGCGGCCTCACCGGTCCCGACGCGACGACGGTCGCCGAGTCGTTCGGCTACGTCTCGGGCACCTCCGCCGACTGGGTGAGTTGGCTGTTCGGCGCGGTGTTCGCCATGACCGCCGCGACCATCGTCTCGGGTGCGGTGGCGGGCCGGGCGAAGCTCCGGACCTACGTCACCTACACGGTCCTGCTGGCGGGCGTCATCTACCCCGTCGTGGTCGGCTTCACCTGGGGCGGCGGCGTCCTGGCCACGCTCGGCTTCCACGACTTCGCGGGCGGGATGGTCGTCCACGGCCTCGGGGGCATCGCGGGCCTGACCGCGGCGTGGGTCGTCGGCCCCCGCCTCGGCCGGTTCAACGACGACGGCACGGTCAACGTCATCCCCGGCCACTCGCTGACGTTCGCCGTCCTCGGGACGCTAATCCTGGCGTTCGGCTGGTACGGCTTCAACGTCGGCACCGCCGCGACCGTCTTCGTGGTCGAGGACGGCGCACTGAAGCTGGGCGCGTTCAGCTACGTCGGCCGGGTCGCCCTGGTGACCACGCTCGGCATGGCCGCCGGCGCCATCGGCGCGGGCGCGGTGTCGACGTACAAGACCGGGAAGGTCGACACGCTCTACGTCGCTAACGGACTGCTCGCCGGCCTCGTCGGCATCACGGGCATCGCCGACGCCATCGTCTGGCCCGGCGCAATCGCGGTGGGCCTGCTCGCCGGCGCGCAACTGCCCGTCGTCTTCGAGTTCGTCGAGAAGCGCCTGCAGATAGACGACGTGTGCGCGGTGTTCCCTGTCCACGGTTCGGCCGGCATCCTCGGGGCGCTCGCGTTCCCGTTCGTCGCCGTCGAGGGCTTCTCGCTCGACGCCCTGTTCGCGCAGGTCGCGGGCGTCGCCCTCATCGCGGTCTGGACCGTCGCGGCGACCTACCTCGTGTTCGCGCTGGCCCGCGGCCTCGGACAGGCCCGGGTCAGCGAGAGCCACGAGCGCGACGGCCTCGATAGCTCCGAGCACGGCGTCGACACCTACCCCGAGTTCGGCAAGCCCGACGTGGCCGACACGAGCGCGGTGCGGACCGACGGGAGCGGGCGTCCCAACGACGGGCGAATCAAGATGGTCACCGCCATCGTCCGCCCGGACCGCCTGAGCGACGTCAAGACCGCCTTGGCGCAGGTCGGCGCGCCCAGCCTCACGGTGACGAACGTCTCGGGTCGCGGGAGCCAACCCGCAAAGACCGGCCAGTGGCGCGGCGAGGAGTACACCGTCGACCTCCACCAGAAGGTCAAAATCGAGTGCGTCGTTGCCGACGTGCCCGCCGACGAGGTCGTCGAGGCCATCCGCGAGGCCGCCGATACCGGCGAACCCGGCGACGGGAAGATATTCGTCTTGCCCGTCGAGGACGCGGTGCAGGTCCGGACCGGGATGCGCGGCACAGAAGCGGTCTGA
- a CDS encoding DUF5518 domain-containing protein, whose protein sequence is MSRERTTERSTDVRRTSGRPPRREEPNTLMNAVIGAVVTVVTAPLLPLAAIVGGAVAGYLQRADMRAGAKVGALAGALAAIPAFLFAWFVFAVLLFGGADVLAFTLIFSVVLFVVVTGYLVGAGAAGGALGAYVRREL, encoded by the coding sequence ATGAGCCGCGAACGGACCACCGAGCGCTCCACCGACGTCCGACGAACCAGCGGCAGGCCCCCGAGGCGAGAGGAACCCAACACGCTGATGAACGCGGTCATCGGCGCGGTGGTGACCGTCGTGACCGCGCCGCTACTCCCGCTGGCGGCCATCGTCGGCGGCGCGGTCGCGGGCTACCTCCAGCGCGCCGACATGCGGGCGGGCGCGAAGGTCGGGGCGCTCGCCGGCGCGCTCGCGGCGATTCCGGCGTTCCTGTTCGCGTGGTTCGTCTTCGCCGTACTGCTGTTCGGCGGTGCCGACGTACTCGCGTTCACGCTGATCTTCTCCGTCGTGCTGTTCGTCGTCGTGACCGGTTACCTCGTCGGGGCCGGTGCGGCGGGCGGCGCGCTCGGGGCATACGTCCGGCGCGAGTTGTGA
- the hemL gene encoding glutamate-1-semialdehyde 2,1-aminomutase, whose amino-acid sequence MHDERSRELYDRALSVLPGGVNSPVRATRPYPFFVERGDGAHVIDADGNKYVDYVMGYGPLLLGHDLPQEVQSRIQSQLSDGPMYGAPAEVEVELAEFIARHVRSVEMVRFVNSGTEATTSAVRLARGYTGRDKIVVMQGGYHGAQESTLVEGKSGGIGSPSSSGIPQAFAEETVTVPFNDEQAVWEVFEERGDEIAAVLTEPVLGNCASVGPVEGYLESLREITDEHGSLLIFDEVMTGFRVGGLQCAQGKFGVTPDLTTFAKVIGGGFPVGAVGGPAEILESFTPVGDVFQAGTYSGHPLSLTAGLEMLRYAAENDVYDHVNRLGEELRSGLTDILEDRAPEYTVLGYDSMFKVVFTRRGPRDLEGQCEAGCRQRPDCPRFDYCPKSKADVDAAETERWERLFWPAMRERGVFLTANQYESQFLSYAHTDEDVEETLEAYKEAL is encoded by the coding sequence ATGCACGACGAACGCTCCCGCGAACTGTACGACCGGGCGCTGTCGGTCCTGCCGGGCGGGGTCAACTCCCCCGTGCGGGCGACCCGGCCGTACCCCTTCTTCGTGGAACGCGGCGACGGCGCGCACGTCATCGACGCGGACGGCAACAAGTACGTCGACTACGTGATGGGCTACGGGCCGCTCCTGCTGGGCCACGACCTGCCTCAGGAGGTCCAGTCGCGAATCCAGTCTCAACTGTCGGACGGTCCGATGTACGGCGCGCCGGCCGAGGTCGAGGTCGAACTCGCGGAGTTCATCGCCCGCCACGTCCGGAGCGTCGAGATGGTTCGGTTCGTCAACTCCGGCACGGAGGCGACCACCTCGGCGGTCCGACTCGCCCGCGGTTACACCGGCCGAGACAAAATCGTCGTCATGCAGGGTGGCTACCACGGCGCCCAGGAGTCGACGCTGGTCGAGGGGAAATCGGGGGGCATCGGGTCGCCGAGTTCCAGCGGCATCCCGCAGGCGTTCGCCGAGGAAACCGTCACCGTCCCGTTCAACGACGAGCAGGCCGTCTGGGAGGTGTTCGAGGAGCGCGGCGACGAGATCGCGGCGGTGCTGACCGAACCCGTCCTGGGCAACTGCGCCTCGGTCGGGCCGGTGGAGGGCTACCTCGAATCGCTCCGGGAGATAACCGACGAGCACGGGTCGCTCCTGATATTCGACGAGGTGATGACCGGCTTCCGGGTCGGCGGCCTCCAGTGCGCCCAGGGGAAGTTCGGCGTCACGCCCGACCTCACGACGTTCGCGAAGGTCATCGGCGGCGGCTTCCCGGTCGGCGCGGTCGGCGGTCCCGCCGAGATTCTCGAATCGTTCACCCCGGTCGGCGACGTGTTCCAGGCCGGCACCTACTCGGGCCATCCGCTGTCGCTGACCGCCGGCCTGGAGATGCTCCGGTACGCCGCCGAGAACGACGTGTACGACCACGTGAACCGCCTCGGCGAGGAACTCCGGTCGGGACTGACCGACATTCTCGAAGACCGCGCGCCCGAGTACACCGTGCTGGGTTACGACAGCATGTTCAAGGTGGTGTTCACCCGTCGCGGCCCGCGCGACCTGGAGGGCCAGTGCGAGGCCGGGTGTCGCCAGCGCCCCGACTGCCCCCGGTTCGACTACTGCCCGAAGAGCAAGGCCGACGTCGACGCCGCCGAAACCGAGCGCTGGGAGCGCCTGTTCTGGCCCGCGATGCGCGAGCGGGGCGTCTTCCTCACGGCCAACCAGTACGAGTCGCAGTTCCTGAGCTACGCCCACACCGACGAGGACGTCGAGGAGACGCTGGAAGCGTACAAAGAGGCACTGTAG